From Pseudopipra pipra isolate bDixPip1 chromosome 9, bDixPip1.hap1, whole genome shotgun sequence, a single genomic window includes:
- the FOXE3 gene encoding forkhead box protein E3 — MNAAGFPCLRGMCTLPAPSPAAAASPGSPGPPRGSPQAPPVKPEPRGGGGSPAPPPPPPEEPPPPAGGRRRKRPVQRGKPPYSYIALIAMAIANAAERKLTLGGIYKFITERFPFYRENPKKWQNSIRHNLTLNDCFVKIPREPGHPGKGNYWTLDPAAEDMFDNGSFLRRRKRFKRTDITTYPGYMQNSSAFTPPPAGRPAAPAAPYPNALCSPGYGPQLSSTVFHPYAAGAAPPAQHPRMFSIDSLISGQQALQPSPPSELGHPSLGLPGAELAPACSASSSEPSCFQAQPVSPGLLGRAGPNTLAYPYAASPPHLPVAQGSYSPSSPQLYGAPNRLALPAMRPPACAEHGEQLLGLSASPLGQFGSSNTYMRQPNFPAGLERYM, encoded by the coding sequence ATGAACGCGGCCGGCTTCCCCTGCCTGCGAGGCATGTGCACGCTGCCGgcgcccagccccgccgccgcggccagccccggctcccccgggcCGCCCCGGGGGTCTCCGCAGGCGCCGCCGGTGAAGCCGGAGCCGCGGGGCGGAGGgggcagccctgccccgccgccgccgccccccgaggagccgccgccccccgccgggGGCCGCCGGAGGAAGCGGCCGGTGCAGCGGGGCAAACCCCCGTACTCCTACATCGCCCTCATCGCCATGGCCATCGCCAACGCCGCCGAGAGGAAGCTCACCTTGGGGGGCATCTACAAGTTCATCACCGAGCGCTTCCCCTTCTACCGGGAGAACCCAAAGAAGTGGCAGAACAGCATCCGCCACAACCTCACCCTCAACGACTGCTTCGTCAAGATCCCCCGGGAGCCCGGACATCCCGGCAAGGGCAACTACTGGACACTGGACCCGGCTGCAGAGGACATGTTTGACAACGGGAGCTTCCTGCGCCGGAGGAAGCGCTTCAAGCGCACCGACATCACCACCTACCCCGGCTACATGCAGAACTCCAGCGCCTTCACGCCCCCGCCCGCTGGCCGCCCCGCAGCACCGGCAGCACCCTACCCCAATGCCCTCTGCTCGCCTGGCTACGGCCCCCAGCTCTCCAGCACTGTCTTCCACCCCTATGCAGCCGGGGCAGCACCGCCGGCACAGCATCCCAGGATGTTCAGCATCGACAGTCTCATCAGCGGGCAGCAGGCCCTGCAGCCCTCACCGCCCTCCGAGCTGGGCCACCCATCCCTGGGTTTGCCTGGAGCTGAGTTGGCTCCCGCCTGCTCCGCCAGCAGCTCCGAGCCTTCCTGCTTCCAGGCACAGCCCGTCAGCCCCGGCTTGTTGGGCCGGGCTGGCCCCAACACCCTGGCTTACCCCTATGCCGCCTCGCCCCCTCACCTGCCCGTGGCGCAGGGCAGCTACTCGCCCAGCAGCCCGCAGCTCTACGGGGCTCCCAACAGACTGGCCCTGCCGGCCATGCGGCCTCCGGCCTGTGCCGAGCACGgcgagcagctcctggggctctCGGCGTCACCCCTCGGCCAGTTCGGCTCCAGCAACACCTACATGAGGCAGCCCAACTTCCCTGCTGGCCTGGAGCGGTACATGTGA